A window from Neoarius graeffei isolate fNeoGra1 chromosome 14, fNeoGra1.pri, whole genome shotgun sequence encodes these proteins:
- the LOC132897946 gene encoding uncharacterized protein LOC132897946 isoform X3, which produces MNTVLNPAFPALVSVLMLQCQAFIFREIIVNDPVTFPCTCSGNCPAVQWTRFIPSEAVIAESRMCHSEQYYERFSVSGNASRGNFSLTISSVAYNDAGSYRCSCNRNPVTEVKLKVIVPTVIKAFERENVTLPCYGNTQDNVTDVTWKKDGQKVLVYTPANRSVTTTEASERRLMMSIKGFLDGCLSLHISSVHLSDAGLYQCLLHDESQDRDPKGVLLKVEVCQEFKQLHQ; this is translated from the exons ATGAATACAGTTTTAAACCCTGCTTTCCCGGCACTTG TTTCCGTGTTGATGCTGCAGTGCCAAGCCTTCATCTTCAGAGAAATCATAGTGAATGACCCCGTGACCTTCCCGTGTACCTGCTCTGGAAATTGTCCGGCGGTCCAGTGGACCCGCTTCATTCCCAGCGAAGCCGTCATTGCTGAAAGCCGGATGTGTCACAGTGAACAGTATTATGAGAGATTTTCAGTATCAGGAAATGCCAGCAGAGGAAATTTCTCCCTGACGATCAGTTCAGTAGCCTACAATGATGCCGGCTCCTACAGGTGCAGCTGTAATAGAAACCCAGTTACTGAAGTAAAGCTGAAAGTTATCG TTCCGACAGTTATAAAGGCTTTCGAGAGGGAGAATGTCACCCTCCCGTGCTACGGAAACACTCAGGACAATGTTACAGATGTCACATGGAAGAAAGATGGACAAAAGGTTCTGGTGTACACTCCTGCAAACAGATCAGTGACGACTACTGAAGCATCAGAAAGAAGATTGATGATGTCCATAAAAGGTTTTCTAGATGGTTGTCTCTCTCTTCACATCAGTTCAGTTCATCTGTCTGATGCAGGATTATATCAGTGTCTCCTCCATGATGAGTCTCAAGACAGAGACCCAAAAGGTGTTTTACTGAAGGTAGAAG TTTGTCAAGAATTCaaacagcttcatcagtga
- the LOC132897946 gene encoding uncharacterized protein LOC132897946 isoform X2, with product MLQCQAFIFREIIVNDPVTFPCTCSGNCPAVQWTRFIPSEAVIAESRMCHSEQYYERFSVSGNASRGNFSLTISSVAYNDAGSYRCSCNRNPVTEVKLKVIVPTVIKAFERENVTLPCYGNTQDNVTDVTWKKDGQKVLVYTPANRSVTTTEASERRLMMSIKGFLDGCLSLHISSVHLSDAGLYQCLLHDESQDRDPKGVLLKVEGRQQLSTTNSNEVSVLCVFLGFIIFVSIIGLIVYVVRRCFRKSRSGV from the exons ATGCTGCAGTGCCAAGCCTTCATCTTCAGAGAAATCATAGTGAATGACCCCGTGACCTTCCCGTGTACCTGCTCTGGAAATTGTCCGGCGGTCCAGTGGACCCGCTTCATTCCCAGCGAAGCCGTCATTGCTGAAAGCCGGATGTGTCACAGTGAACAGTATTATGAGAGATTTTCAGTATCAGGAAATGCCAGCAGAGGAAATTTCTCCCTGACGATCAGTTCAGTAGCCTACAATGATGCCGGCTCCTACAGGTGCAGCTGTAATAGAAACCCAGTTACTGAAGTAAAGCTGAAAGTTATCG TTCCGACAGTTATAAAGGCTTTCGAGAGGGAGAATGTCACCCTCCCGTGCTACGGAAACACTCAGGACAATGTTACAGATGTCACATGGAAGAAAGATGGACAAAAGGTTCTGGTGTACACTCCTGCAAACAGATCAGTGACGACTACTGAAGCATCAGAAAGAAGATTGATGATGTCCATAAAAGGTTTTCTAGATGGTTGTCTCTCTCTTCACATCAGTTCAGTTCATCTGTCTGATGCAGGATTATATCAGTGTCTCCTCCATGATGAGTCTCAAGACAGAGACCCAAAAGGTGTTTTACTGAAGGTAGAAG GGCGACAACAATTATCAACCACCAACAGCAATGAAGTTTCAGtcctgtgtgtgtttctaggattcatcatctttgtcagcatcatTGGATTAATCGTTTACGTTGTGAGAAGATGCTTCAGGAAATCCAGATCAGGAGTTTAA
- the LOC132897946 gene encoding uncharacterized protein LOC132897946 isoform X1: MNTVLNPAFPALVSVLMLQCQAFIFREIIVNDPVTFPCTCSGNCPAVQWTRFIPSEAVIAESRMCHSEQYYERFSVSGNASRGNFSLTISSVAYNDAGSYRCSCNRNPVTEVKLKVIVPTVIKAFERENVTLPCYGNTQDNVTDVTWKKDGQKVLVYTPANRSVTTTEASERRLMMSIKGFLDGCLSLHISSVHLSDAGLYQCLLHDESQDRDPKGVLLKVEGRQQLSTTNSNEVSVLCVFLGFIIFVSIIGLIVYVVRRCFRKSRSGV; the protein is encoded by the exons ATGAATACAGTTTTAAACCCTGCTTTCCCGGCACTTG TTTCCGTGTTGATGCTGCAGTGCCAAGCCTTCATCTTCAGAGAAATCATAGTGAATGACCCCGTGACCTTCCCGTGTACCTGCTCTGGAAATTGTCCGGCGGTCCAGTGGACCCGCTTCATTCCCAGCGAAGCCGTCATTGCTGAAAGCCGGATGTGTCACAGTGAACAGTATTATGAGAGATTTTCAGTATCAGGAAATGCCAGCAGAGGAAATTTCTCCCTGACGATCAGTTCAGTAGCCTACAATGATGCCGGCTCCTACAGGTGCAGCTGTAATAGAAACCCAGTTACTGAAGTAAAGCTGAAAGTTATCG TTCCGACAGTTATAAAGGCTTTCGAGAGGGAGAATGTCACCCTCCCGTGCTACGGAAACACTCAGGACAATGTTACAGATGTCACATGGAAGAAAGATGGACAAAAGGTTCTGGTGTACACTCCTGCAAACAGATCAGTGACGACTACTGAAGCATCAGAAAGAAGATTGATGATGTCCATAAAAGGTTTTCTAGATGGTTGTCTCTCTCTTCACATCAGTTCAGTTCATCTGTCTGATGCAGGATTATATCAGTGTCTCCTCCATGATGAGTCTCAAGACAGAGACCCAAAAGGTGTTTTACTGAAGGTAGAAG GGCGACAACAATTATCAACCACCAACAGCAATGAAGTTTCAGtcctgtgtgtgtttctaggattcatcatctttgtcagcatcatTGGATTAATCGTTTACGTTGTGAGAAGATGCTTCAGGAAATCCAGATCAGGAGTTTAA